A region of Kineococcus rhizosphaerae DNA encodes the following proteins:
- a CDS encoding TetR/AcrR family transcriptional regulator, which yields MSDVTERPTPRERRHAATRRALAEHALRLFAAQGYESTTVADIADAADLSTRTFFRHVRDKDDALFAADEDVFDTVVEAATGAGDLPPFARLLTGVRALVEHAEQAPDVKCLREQVLDAHPALRARDLAQQLRWQQQAEDFLSAEGVPRADAALAAGLTLTVWREGYRRWIADAGRAGTLGQHLDAVVAELPAHVAAPSAR from the coding sequence ATGTCGGACGTGACCGAGCGCCCCACCCCCCGCGAACGCCGTCACGCGGCGACCCGCCGCGCGCTCGCCGAGCACGCCCTGCGGTTGTTCGCCGCGCAGGGGTACGAGAGCACCACCGTCGCCGACATCGCCGACGCCGCCGACCTGTCCACGCGCACCTTCTTCCGGCACGTCCGCGACAAGGACGACGCCCTGTTCGCGGCCGACGAGGACGTCTTCGACACCGTCGTCGAGGCCGCCACCGGCGCCGGCGACCTGCCGCCCTTCGCCCGGCTCCTGACCGGTGTGCGGGCCCTGGTCGAGCACGCCGAACAGGCCCCCGACGTCAAGTGCCTGCGCGAGCAGGTGCTCGACGCCCACCCCGCGCTGCGCGCCCGCGACCTCGCCCAGCAGCTGCGCTGGCAGCAGCAGGCCGAGGACTTCCTGAGCGCCGAGGGCGTGCCGCGGGCCGACGCGGCCCTCGCCGCCGGGCTCACCCTCACCGTCTGGCGGGAGGGCTACCGGCGCTGGATCGCCGACGCCGGCCGGGCCGGCACGCTCGGGCAGCACCTCGACGCCGTCGTGGCCGAGCTGCCCGCCCACGTCGCCGCACCGAGCGCCCGGTAA
- a CDS encoding SDR family NAD(P)-dependent oxidoreductase — protein sequence MNLTGQTALVTGASGGIGAGIATALAARGADLVLVARSADKLQALAADLRARHGRDVLVVPTDLSAPGAAGHLADTLADRPVDVLVNNAGFGLGGRLAETPDPARLSAMVTLNCTTLTELTARFLPAMVARRRGAVVNVASLAGYYPVPGLAAYAATKAYVLSLTEALWAETRGTGVRVVAVSPTVTETGFFDVAGEGAGAGMRRRSVDQVVATFLDALDGDRPVVADGRATEVVAALARRAPRGALLRLAGPRFADRASR from the coding sequence GTGAACCTCACCGGACAGACCGCCCTCGTCACCGGGGCCTCGGGCGGGATCGGAGCGGGGATCGCCACGGCGCTCGCCGCCCGGGGCGCCGACCTCGTCCTCGTCGCCCGCAGCGCCGACAAGCTGCAGGCCCTCGCCGCGGACCTGCGCGCCCGGCACGGCCGTGACGTCCTCGTCGTGCCCACCGACCTGTCCGCCCCGGGTGCCGCCGGGCACCTGGCCGACACCCTGGCCGACCGCCCCGTCGACGTCCTCGTCAACAACGCGGGCTTCGGCCTCGGCGGCCGGCTCGCCGAGACCCCCGACCCGGCCCGGCTCAGCGCCATGGTCACCCTCAACTGCACGACGCTCACCGAGCTCACCGCCCGGTTCCTGCCGGCGATGGTCGCGCGCCGGCGCGGAGCCGTCGTCAACGTCGCCAGCCTCGCCGGCTACTACCCCGTCCCCGGCCTGGCCGCCTACGCCGCCACCAAGGCCTACGTCCTGTCGCTGACCGAGGCGCTGTGGGCCGAGACCCGCGGCACCGGGGTCCGCGTCGTCGCCGTCTCCCCCACCGTCACCGAGACCGGGTTCTTCGACGTGGCCGGCGAGGGGGCCGGGGCGGGGATGCGCCGGCGCAGCGTGGACCAGGTCGTCGCCACGTTCCTGGACGCCCTCGACGGCGACCGGCCCGTCGTCGCCGACGGACGGGCCACCGAGGTCGTGGCCGCCCTGGCCCGTCGCGCCCCTCGCGGCGCGCTGCTGCGGCTGGCTGGGCCGCGGTTCGCCGACCGCGCCTCCCGCTGA
- a CDS encoding polyprenyl synthetase family protein, producing MNTSVNTPAGTSGALPTTDPALEDALRAGLDLVEAKLRAAVANADPIADAPSRHLVEAGGKRVRPMLTLLGAHLANPGARVPEEVVDAAVVCELTHLASLYHDDVMDSAPTRRGAPAAQHLYGNNVAILTGDLLFARASNVVSALGPVAVKVQAETFERLCLGQLHETVGPRPGEDAVVHYLDVLSDKTASLIATAGRFGAVFAGGSDDVVQAMIRYGEDVGVAFQLADDVLDLTSDVGESGKRPGTDLREGVPTLPVLLARRAGAEGDAAAQRVVELLDSGRLGDDAVLAEAVAALRRHPVTDQARRTAREWAHRASTHLAALPPSPAREALETYAATIADRVV from the coding sequence GTGAACACCTCCGTCAACACCCCGGCCGGCACCTCCGGTGCGCTGCCCACGACCGACCCCGCCCTCGAGGACGCCCTGCGCGCCGGCCTCGACCTCGTGGAGGCGAAGCTGCGGGCCGCCGTCGCCAACGCCGACCCGATCGCCGACGCGCCCTCGCGCCACCTCGTCGAGGCCGGCGGCAAGCGGGTGCGGCCGATGCTCACGCTGCTGGGCGCGCACCTGGCGAACCCGGGGGCTCGCGTGCCCGAGGAGGTCGTGGACGCGGCCGTGGTCTGCGAGCTGACGCACCTGGCCTCGCTCTACCACGACGACGTCATGGACTCGGCGCCCACACGGCGCGGAGCCCCTGCGGCGCAGCACCTCTACGGCAACAACGTCGCGATCCTGACGGGCGACCTGCTGTTCGCGCGCGCGTCCAACGTCGTCTCCGCGCTCGGGCCGGTGGCCGTGAAGGTGCAGGCCGAGACGTTCGAGCGGCTGTGCCTGGGGCAGCTGCACGAGACCGTCGGCCCGCGGCCCGGCGAGGACGCCGTCGTGCACTACCTCGACGTCCTGTCCGACAAGACGGCCTCGCTCATCGCGACGGCCGGCCGGTTCGGGGCGGTGTTCGCGGGCGGTTCCGACGACGTGGTGCAGGCGATGATCCGCTACGGCGAGGACGTGGGGGTCGCCTTCCAGCTCGCCGACGACGTGCTCGACCTGACGAGCGACGTCGGCGAGTCCGGCAAGCGTCCCGGGACCGACCTGCGCGAGGGCGTCCCGACGCTGCCGGTGCTGCTGGCCCGCCGCGCGGGCGCCGAGGGCGACGCCGCGGCCCAGCGGGTCGTGGAGCTGCTGGACTCCGGGCGCCTGGGCGACGACGCGGTCCTGGCCGAGGCCGTCGCCGCCCTGCGCCGGCACCCGGTCACCGACCAGGCCCGGCGGACGGCGCGCGAGTGGGCCCACCGCGCCTCGACGCACCTGGCGGCCCTGCCGCCGAGCCCGGCGCGCGAGGCGTTGGAGACGTACGCGGCGACGATCGCCGACCGCGTGGTCTGA
- a CDS encoding geranylgeranyl reductase family protein: protein MDTQDADVLVVGAGPAGSTLARHLADAGRSVLVLEKSAFPREKVCGDGLTPRAVHELDLLGVKTPERDGWIRNRGLRLLGGGVRLQVPWPEISDFPGHGLVQTRHRFDQTLAEHARDGGASVLERTSVTGPVLDERTGHVVGVTARPVDDKGRKAGAERTYRAPVVVAADGVGSRMAVSMGLTRREDRPLGIAVRTYFTSPRHDDDWLESWLELREQDSANGPLLPGYGWVFGVGDGTSNVGLGVLDADAGSGDVDWRQLLRRWLAGMPPEWRFREEDQVGPIRGAALPMAFNRTPHYTRGLVLVGDSGGMVNPFNGEGIAYAMQSARLAARSVDEALAARDERARERALQSYPAAVRADLGGYYTLGRAFVALIGHPEVMRVATRFGLPRPGLMKLVVKLLANLADPTSKDATDRVVVALKRLAPAS from the coding sequence ATGGACACGCAGGACGCCGACGTGCTGGTCGTCGGAGCCGGGCCGGCGGGCTCGACGCTGGCACGCCACCTCGCCGACGCCGGCCGCAGCGTCCTGGTGCTGGAGAAGTCCGCCTTCCCGCGCGAGAAGGTCTGCGGCGACGGCCTGACCCCCCGCGCGGTCCACGAGCTCGACCTGCTCGGTGTCAAGACCCCCGAACGCGACGGCTGGATCCGCAACCGCGGCCTGCGCCTGCTCGGTGGCGGGGTCCGCCTGCAGGTCCCGTGGCCCGAGATCTCCGACTTCCCCGGCCACGGCCTCGTCCAGACCCGTCACCGGTTCGACCAGACCCTCGCCGAGCACGCCCGCGACGGCGGCGCGAGCGTCCTGGAGCGCACGAGCGTCACCGGCCCCGTCCTCGACGAGCGGACCGGCCACGTCGTCGGCGTCACCGCCCGGCCCGTGGACGACAAGGGCCGCAAGGCCGGTGCGGAACGCACCTACCGCGCGCCCGTGGTCGTCGCCGCCGACGGCGTCGGCAGCCGGATGGCCGTCTCGATGGGCCTGACCCGGCGCGAGGACCGCCCGCTCGGCATCGCCGTCCGCACCTACTTCACCAGCCCGCGCCACGACGACGACTGGCTGGAGAGCTGGCTGGAGCTGCGCGAGCAGGACTCCGCGAACGGTCCCCTGCTGCCCGGGTACGGGTGGGTGTTCGGCGTCGGGGACGGCACCTCGAACGTCGGCCTCGGGGTGCTGGACGCCGACGCGGGCTCCGGTGACGTCGACTGGCGCCAGCTCCTGCGCCGCTGGCTGGCGGGGATGCCCCCGGAGTGGCGGTTCCGCGAGGAGGACCAGGTCGGCCCGATCCGCGGCGCGGCCCTGCCGATGGCCTTCAACCGGACCCCGCACTACACGCGCGGGCTCGTCCTGGTCGGCGACTCCGGCGGCATGGTCAACCCGTTCAACGGCGAGGGCATCGCCTACGCCATGCAGTCCGCCCGGCTGGCCGCCCGCTCGGTCGACGAGGCGCTGGCCGCCCGCGACGAGCGCGCCCGCGAGCGCGCGCTGCAGTCCTACCCGGCGGCTGTGCGCGCCGACCTGGGCGGGTACTACACGCTCGGTCGCGCGTTCGTCGCCCTCATCGGTCACCCCGAGGTCATGCGCGTCGCCACGCGCTTCGGCCTGCCGCGGCCGGGGTTGATGAAGCTCGTCGTGAAGCTCCTGGCCAACCTGGCCGACCCCACGTCGAAGGACGCCACCGACCGCGTGGTCGTGGCGCTGAAGCGATTGGCCCCTGCCTCGTGA
- a CDS encoding demethylmenaquinone methyltransferase → MGTSDVQTQRELADLSKRPSQVAGMFDDVAEKYDRTNDVLSAGQDRLWRRAVLEAVDARPGEKVLDLAAGTGRSSEPFADRGVLTVPCDFSTGMVRAGKRRRPDLGFVVGDATRLPFADGVFDAATISFGLRNVVDPDAGLAEMARVVRPGGRLVVCEFSTIPNPLLRSAYRAYLHHGLPRVARLVSSHAEAYEYLVDSIDAWPDQAELSLRIADAGWERVAWRNLSFGVVALHRAVRAQS, encoded by the coding sequence ATGGGTACCTCCGACGTGCAGACCCAGCGCGAACTGGCCGACCTGTCCAAGCGACCGTCCCAGGTCGCGGGGATGTTCGACGACGTCGCGGAGAAGTACGACCGCACCAACGACGTGCTGTCCGCGGGCCAGGACCGGCTGTGGCGGCGGGCCGTGCTCGAGGCCGTCGACGCCCGGCCGGGGGAGAAGGTCCTGGACCTGGCGGCCGGGACCGGCCGCTCCAGCGAGCCGTTCGCCGACCGCGGCGTCCTGACGGTCCCGTGCGACTTCTCCACCGGCATGGTCCGTGCGGGCAAGCGACGTCGCCCCGACCTGGGCTTCGTGGTGGGCGACGCGACGCGGCTGCCGTTCGCCGACGGGGTCTTCGACGCCGCGACGATCTCCTTCGGGCTGCGCAACGTCGTGGACCCGGACGCGGGGCTGGCCGAGATGGCGCGGGTCGTGCGCCCGGGGGGACGGCTCGTCGTCTGCGAGTTCTCGACGATCCCGAACCCGTTGCTGCGCAGCGCGTACCGGGCGTACCTGCACCACGGTCTGCCGCGGGTGGCCCGGCTCGTGAGCTCGCACGCCGAGGCGTACGAGTACCTCGTCGACTCGATCGACGCGTGGCCGGACCAGGCCGAGCTCTCGCTGCGCATCGCCGACGCCGGGTGGGAGCGCGTGGCGTGGCGCAACCTGTCCTTCGGGGTCGTCGCGCTGCACCGCGCCGTTCGCGCGCAGTCCTGA
- the menD gene encoding 2-succinyl-5-enolpyruvyl-6-hydroxy-3-cyclohexene-1-carboxylic-acid synthase, producing MNPSTAFATVLVDAFVRLGLRHLVLSPGSRSAPLAYAAARAADSGRLRLHVRVDERSAGFLALGLARAGELVAVVTTSGTAVANLHPAVLEAHHAGVPLVVLSADRPHELRGSGASQTAEAQPRMFLPSVRFSADLPAPVDPRAQAPAWRSVVSRAVAAARGLRGDGPGPVHLDVAFADPLTPSPDVLPESTTGLTEVAGLPAPQPVALPRGERTLVLAGDAPDPATGRAARDLAEHAGWPLLAEPSSGARGGERAVGAYRLLLDALDSQGPLGAVERVVLFGHPTLSRPVTRLLARDDVDLVVVSATGAWPDAGFRAARVLPAVTVDGPASEAEHDFAARWDRAAKLAADAIDAVVDDEDALTGPWAGREVVDACAADGSALVVAASNAVRDVDLAGRPLGVRTVSNRGLAGIDGTLATAEGVALGLGPTRLLVGDLAFLHDVNALLPVPGEQRPDLTVVLVNDDGGGIFETLEHAAAVDRATFERVVATPHGVDVAALCAAYGVPHVRPATRAEAAAAIGARPAGLRVVELVVDRATVRPRLERITAAVRAAVLDA from the coding sequence GTGAACCCCTCGACCGCCTTCGCGACGGTCCTCGTCGACGCCTTCGTGCGGCTCGGCCTGCGACACCTCGTGCTCAGCCCCGGCTCCCGCAGCGCCCCGCTGGCCTACGCGGCCGCCCGCGCCGCGGACTCCGGCCGCCTGCGGCTGCACGTGCGGGTCGACGAGCGCTCCGCCGGGTTCCTCGCCCTCGGGCTCGCCCGGGCGGGTGAACTCGTCGCCGTCGTCACGACCAGCGGGACGGCGGTCGCGAACCTGCACCCGGCCGTCCTGGAGGCCCACCACGCGGGGGTGCCGCTCGTCGTGCTGTCCGCCGACCGCCCGCACGAGCTGCGCGGCTCGGGGGCCAGCCAGACCGCCGAGGCCCAGCCCCGGATGTTCCTGCCGTCGGTGCGCTTCAGCGCCGACCTGCCTGCGCCCGTGGACCCGCGGGCGCAGGCCCCCGCCTGGCGCTCGGTCGTCTCGCGGGCCGTGGCGGCCGCGCGGGGCCTGCGCGGTGATGGCCCGGGTCCGGTGCACCTCGACGTGGCCTTCGCCGACCCCCTCACCCCGTCGCCCGACGTGCTCCCCGAGTCGACCACGGGGCTGACGGAGGTCGCGGGACTGCCTGCGCCGCAGCCGGTCGCGCTGCCCCGCGGGGAGCGGACCCTGGTGCTGGCCGGGGACGCCCCCGACCCGGCGACGGGGCGGGCCGCCCGCGACCTGGCCGAGCACGCCGGCTGGCCGCTGCTGGCCGAACCGAGTTCGGGGGCGCGCGGCGGCGAACGGGCCGTCGGCGCCTACCGGCTGCTCCTGGACGCGCTCGACTCCCAGGGCCCGCTGGGCGCGGTGGAGCGCGTCGTGCTGTTCGGCCACCCCACGCTGTCGCGGCCCGTCACGCGGCTGCTGGCCCGCGACGACGTCGACCTCGTCGTGGTCAGCGCGACCGGGGCGTGGCCGGACGCGGGCTTCCGCGCCGCCCGCGTGCTGCCCGCGGTGACCGTCGACGGTCCCGCCAGCGAGGCCGAGCACGACTTCGCCGCCCGCTGGGACCGGGCCGCCAAGCTGGCCGCCGACGCCATCGACGCGGTCGTCGACGACGAGGACGCCCTGACCGGCCCGTGGGCCGGCCGGGAGGTCGTGGACGCCTGCGCCGCCGACGGGTCGGCCCTGGTGGTCGCGGCCAGCAACGCCGTGCGCGACGTCGACCTGGCGGGCCGGCCGCTGGGCGTGCGGACGGTGTCCAACCGCGGGCTGGCCGGGATCGACGGGACGCTGGCCACCGCCGAGGGGGTCGCCCTGGGGCTGGGGCCGACGCGGCTGCTCGTGGGCGACCTCGCCTTCCTGCACGACGTCAACGCGCTGCTGCCCGTGCCGGGGGAGCAGCGCCCGGACCTGACCGTCGTCCTCGTCAACGACGACGGCGGCGGGATCTTCGAGACGCTCGAGCACGCCGCCGCGGTGGACCGCGCGACGTTCGAGCGGGTCGTGGCCACCCCGCACGGCGTGGACGTCGCCGCGCTGTGCGCGGCGTACGGCGTCCCGCACGTGCGGCCCGCGACGCGGGCCGAGGCCGCCGCGGCGATCGGCGCGCGCCCCGCCGGGCTGCGCGTCGTCGAGCTCGTCGTCGACCGCGCCACCGTGCGCCCGCGCCTGGAGCGGATCACCGCCGCCGTCCGCGCGGCGGTCCTCGACGCCTGA
- a CDS encoding hotdog fold thioesterase, with product MTQPTPPLDEILATFATGTLIDRMGIRLVEATPEHLVGTMPVEGNTQVAGFLHGGASCVLAETLGSVGAFLHVWPGGLALGTDINATHHRSVRSGIVTGVATAITLGRTLTSHEVVISDEEGRRLCTARITNYVRAAEPGPSTS from the coding sequence GTGACGCAACCGACGCCTCCCCTGGACGAGATCCTCGCCACGTTCGCGACCGGGACGCTCATCGACCGCATGGGCATCCGGCTCGTGGAGGCCACCCCCGAGCACCTCGTCGGGACGATGCCGGTCGAGGGCAACACCCAGGTGGCGGGGTTCCTGCACGGCGGCGCGAGCTGCGTGCTGGCCGAGACGCTGGGGTCGGTCGGGGCGTTCCTGCACGTGTGGCCGGGCGGGCTGGCGCTGGGCACCGACATCAACGCCACGCACCACCGGTCGGTGCGCTCGGGGATCGTGACGGGGGTGGCCACGGCCATCACGCTCGGCCGGACCCTGACCAGCCACGAGGTCGTGATCTCCGACGAGGAGGGCCGGCGGTTGTGCACGGCCCGGATCACGAACTACGTGCGCGCGGCCGAGCCCGGGCCGTCCACGTCCTGA
- a CDS encoding cupin domain-containing protein: MDAFSDLLRGVRAHGSLFGSTTLTPPWSLRFVDGPPLSLCTAVRGAGWVVPDDGPPVRLDAYDTVLVRGPGTFGFVDEVGTAAVPVDCGVECAVPEQGGTRHRLGWYDPGAQGGTTTFVVGAYPVHGEISRRLLDALPPVLHVTAGGSVDPVLDHLAAEVAVDAPGQQVVLDRLLDWLLVCTLREFFDRAGAQAPSWWAAQHDPVAGAALRLLHGEPAAAWTVAALARRTGVSRATLAKRFSDLVGEPPLTYLTRWRTTLATDLLAERPGATVAEVARAVGYSDPFAFSAAFKRVRGLTPSEFRRRATLAPRDTGSAAANRRGQDVDGPGSAART; the protein is encoded by the coding sequence GTGGATGCGTTCAGCGACCTGCTCCGGGGGGTCCGGGCCCATGGCTCGCTGTTCGGCAGCACGACCCTGACCCCGCCGTGGTCCCTGCGCTTCGTCGACGGACCGCCGCTGAGCCTGTGCACCGCCGTGCGCGGGGCGGGGTGGGTCGTGCCCGACGACGGCCCCCCGGTTCGCCTCGACGCCTACGACACCGTGCTCGTGCGCGGGCCGGGAACCTTCGGCTTCGTCGACGAGGTCGGCACCGCGGCCGTGCCGGTGGACTGCGGGGTGGAGTGCGCCGTCCCCGAGCAGGGCGGCACCCGGCACCGCCTGGGCTGGTACGACCCCGGCGCGCAGGGGGGCACGACGACCTTCGTCGTCGGCGCCTACCCGGTGCACGGCGAGATCAGCCGGCGCCTGCTCGACGCGCTTCCGCCCGTGCTGCACGTGACCGCCGGGGGGAGCGTCGACCCGGTGCTGGACCACCTCGCCGCCGAGGTCGCCGTCGACGCTCCCGGGCAGCAGGTCGTCCTGGACCGGCTGCTGGACTGGCTGCTCGTCTGCACGCTGCGCGAGTTCTTCGACCGCGCCGGGGCGCAGGCCCCGTCCTGGTGGGCGGCGCAGCACGACCCGGTCGCCGGGGCCGCGCTGCGGCTGCTGCACGGCGAGCCCGCGGCGGCGTGGACGGTGGCCGCCCTGGCCCGGCGCACCGGGGTCTCGCGCGCGACGCTGGCCAAGCGGTTCAGCGACCTGGTGGGCGAACCGCCCCTGACCTACCTCACGCGCTGGCGCACGACCCTCGCCACGGACCTGCTCGCCGAGCGCCCGGGCGCGACCGTCGCCGAGGTCGCCCGGGCCGTGGGCTACTCCGACCCCTTCGCCTTCAGTGCGGCGTTCAAGCGGGTCCGCGGACTGACCCCCAGTGAGTTCCGGCGTCGCGCGACCCTGGCGCCCCGGGACACCGGGTCCGCCGCGGCGAACCGCCGCGGTCAGGACGTGGACGGCCCGGGCTCGGCCGCGCGCACGTAG
- a CDS encoding NAD(P)H-dependent oxidoreductase, whose protein sequence is MTIAHPPTPGTALWVHAHPSPSSLNGHLLRAGVRALSADREVTVSDLYAQGFDPVLDPGTLIDGAPGSEAGPAGLADLLGDAHAHDRLPADVVREQEALARAELLVLQFPLWWYGPPAILKGWFDRVLTAGFAFGDVDDRGVPRRYGDGGLSGRRALVVVTAGEDAASIGPRGVSGDLESLLFPLTHGVLWYVGIEPLDLHVVHDADALGADGLAREVERLMHRLRTLDDEPGRPYRRLRDGDYRGTRALREDLLPGRTDLGIHRLPAG, encoded by the coding sequence GTGACCATCGCCCACCCCCCGACCCCGGGGACGGCCCTGTGGGTGCACGCCCACCCCAGCCCGTCCTCCCTCAACGGTCACCTCCTGCGGGCGGGGGTGCGGGCCCTGTCCGCCGACCGTGAGGTGACGGTCTCGGACCTGTACGCCCAGGGCTTCGACCCCGTCCTGGACCCCGGAACCCTGATCGACGGCGCCCCCGGGAGCGAGGCGGGACCCGCGGGCCTCGCCGACCTCCTCGGCGACGCGCACGCCCACGACCGGTTGCCGGCGGACGTGGTCCGCGAGCAGGAGGCGCTGGCCCGGGCCGAGCTGCTGGTGCTGCAGTTCCCCCTGTGGTGGTACGGGCCCCCGGCGATCCTCAAGGGCTGGTTCGACCGCGTCCTGACCGCCGGGTTCGCCTTCGGCGACGTCGACGACCGGGGGGTGCCCCGCCGCTACGGCGACGGCGGCCTGAGCGGGCGCCGGGCGCTCGTCGTGGTGACCGCCGGGGAGGACGCCGCCTCGATCGGCCCGCGCGGCGTCAGCGGGGACCTGGAGTCCCTGCTGTTCCCCCTGACCCACGGCGTGCTCTGGTACGTCGGGATCGAACCGCTCGACCTGCACGTGGTCCACGACGCCGACGCGCTGGGGGCCGACGGGCTCGCACGGGAGGTCGAGCGCCTGATGCACCGGCTGCGCACGCTCGACGACGAACCGGGTCGCCCCTACCGCCGCCTGCGCGACGGCGACTACCGCGGCACCCGCGCCCTGCGCGAGGACCTGCTGCCGGGACGGACCGACCTGGGCATCCACCGTCTCCCCGCCGGCTGA
- a CDS encoding epoxide hydrolase family protein, producing the protein MTTTGTTAITPFTLDVPDADLDDLRRRLNATRWPDRETVLDTSQGPRLEKVRALVEHWATGYDWRRTEALLNGWGQGTTTIDGLEIHFLHVRSAVPGARPLLLTHGWPGSVLEFRHAVGPLTDPLAHGGTAEDAFHVVVPSLPGFGFSGKPTTTGWTLRRTARAWAVLMDRLGYVDWFAQGGDLGASVTAELAALQATTPIGLAGVHLNMALFSPSEEEVRDATAEEQQMLRETGHYWRELSAYSQQMATRPQTVGYSLADSPVGLAAWIYAMFQDVGGSHDEHGDVEAVFDLDEVIDDVMLYWLPNTAASAARMYWESARTGWATPGSLDEPLTVPVGLSVMPGEYVRRSRRWAERRYPNLVHFNEVARGGHFALLEQPGLLVDDIRATFRGLR; encoded by the coding sequence GTGACCACGACCGGCACCACCGCGATCACGCCCTTCACCCTCGACGTCCCCGACGCCGACCTCGACGACCTCCGGCGGCGGCTGAACGCCACCCGCTGGCCCGACCGCGAGACCGTCCTGGACACCTCCCAGGGACCCCGGCTGGAGAAGGTCCGCGCCCTCGTCGAGCACTGGGCGACCGGTTACGACTGGCGCCGGACCGAGGCGCTGCTCAACGGCTGGGGCCAGGGCACCACCACGATCGACGGCCTGGAGATCCACTTCCTGCACGTGCGCTCCGCCGTCCCCGGCGCGCGCCCGCTGCTCCTGACCCACGGCTGGCCCGGGTCCGTCCTGGAGTTCCGGCACGCCGTCGGGCCCCTGACCGACCCGCTGGCTCACGGCGGCACCGCCGAGGACGCCTTCCACGTCGTCGTCCCGAGCCTGCCCGGTTTCGGGTTCTCCGGGAAACCCACCACCACCGGCTGGACCCTGCGGCGGACCGCGCGGGCCTGGGCCGTCCTGATGGACCGCCTCGGGTACGTGGACTGGTTCGCCCAGGGTGGGGACCTCGGCGCCTCCGTCACCGCCGAGCTCGCCGCCCTGCAGGCCACCACCCCGATCGGGCTGGCCGGCGTCCACCTGAACATGGCCCTGTTCTCCCCCAGCGAGGAGGAGGTGCGCGACGCCACCGCCGAGGAGCAGCAGATGCTGCGCGAGACCGGCCACTACTGGCGGGAACTGTCCGCCTACTCGCAGCAGATGGCGACCCGGCCGCAGACCGTCGGGTACTCCCTGGCCGACTCCCCGGTCGGCCTGGCCGCCTGGATCTACGCGATGTTCCAGGACGTCGGGGGCTCCCACGACGAGCACGGCGACGTCGAGGCCGTCTTCGACCTCGACGAGGTCATCGACGACGTGATGCTCTACTGGCTGCCGAACACCGCCGCCTCCGCCGCGCGGATGTACTGGGAGAGCGCGAGGACGGGATGGGCCACCCCGGGCAGCCTCGACGAACCCCTCACCGTCCCGGTCGGGCTCAGCGTCATGCCGGGTGAGTACGTGCGCCGGTCCCGGCGGTGGGCCGAACGCCGCTACCCGAACCTCGTGCACTTCAACGAGGTCGCCCGCGGCGGCCACTTCGCCCTGCTGGAACAGCCCGGCCTGCTCGTCGACGACATCCGCGCCACGTTCCGCGGCCTGCGGTGA
- a CDS encoding MarR family winged helix-turn-helix transcriptional regulator produces the protein MTTPPQGTAAASPPEIDWDAQGIETELGWALPAVYQGFSRSATGAVADVPAGPRGYQVLVAITTEEPSSQLALAQRLGIDKTQMTYVVDALEDGGFVERRPHPGDRRVRQVLPTPAGRALLTSARAALREVEAGLMRHLSGEEQTQLRRLLARVALTAGDVVACTPGDPLATTDAHSPASPKD, from the coding sequence GTGACGACTCCACCGCAGGGCACCGCGGCGGCCTCCCCGCCCGAGATCGACTGGGACGCGCAGGGGATCGAGACCGAGCTCGGCTGGGCCCTGCCGGCCGTGTACCAGGGCTTCTCCCGCTCGGCGACGGGCGCGGTCGCCGACGTGCCCGCCGGGCCCCGGGGGTACCAGGTGCTCGTGGCGATCACCACCGAGGAACCCTCCTCGCAGCTGGCGCTCGCCCAGCGCCTGGGCATCGACAAGACGCAGATGACCTACGTGGTGGACGCGCTGGAGGACGGGGGGTTCGTCGAACGCCGCCCCCACCCCGGCGACCGGCGCGTGCGCCAGGTCCTGCCGACCCCGGCGGGCCGAGCGCTGCTCACCTCGGCCCGCGCCGCCCTGCGCGAGGTCGAGGCCGGACTCATGCGGCACCTCAGCGGTGAGGAGCAGACCCAGCTGCGCCGGCTCCTGGCCCGGGTCGCGCTCACCGCCGGTGACGTCGTGGCCTGCACCCCCGGCGACCCGCTCGCCACCACGGACGCCCACTCCCCCGCCTCCCCGAAGGACTGA